CCCATAGTTTTGCGCTGCAGTTCCGTGATTTGGGCCAAGGCGTTTTCCCCGCAGTCGAGCAGCTCATTCAGTTCGCTTCGGCTGAACGTTCCGCCCTCGCCTGTCCCCTGAAGCTCAATAAAAACGCCGTTCCCGTTGCCAACAACGTTGAAGTCCACCTCTGCCCGACTGTCCTCCGAGTAGTCCAAATCGGTCAGGATCTGGCCGTCGACCTTGCCGATGCTGACGGCAGCAACCGGCATTCGGAAAGGACTCGCGGCAATTCGCCCTCCGGCGATGAGGCTTCGGACCGCTCCGGCCAAGGCGAGAAAAGCCCCGGTGATCGACGCCGTTCTCGTGCCGCCGTCCGCCTGAAGAACGTCGCAGTCCAAGGTGACTGTCAGCTCTCCCAGCTGGGCCAGGTCGACCGACGCACGAAGGGACCGACCGATGAGCCGGCTGATTTCCATGCTCCTGCCCGACTGGCGCCCCTTGACGCTCTCCCGAACCGTCCGAGAACTGGTCGCCCGCGGAAGCATCGCGTACTCGGCTGTCACCCAGCCCTGCCCGCTTCCCCGCAGAAACGGCGGAACTTTGTTGTCCACCGACGCGGTGCAGAGCACTTTTGTCTCGCCCCATTCGACCAGGCATGAGCCTTCTGCCCAGCGATTGACGTCCAGCGTCAGGGAGATTTTTCGCAGGTCGCAGGCGCCCCGGCCGTTGTTCCTCAAGAGTCCAGCCCCCACGCCGATGACAGGTCCAAACCGTTGATCGGCTGGCTCCAGTTGCCCTCGATCATGAACTTGACCTGTTTGAGGGACGGGAAGTTCTCAATGGCCGTCCGCACAATTCCCTTCACCAGAATCGAGGCGTTCTCAGGCTTCAGCTCCGCCAGTCCGGCGGCAAAAGCCTGCGGCAAATCCACGTACAGAGCCGTCCCGTTCCGGAACAGGTGACGAACGGTCACGCCCTTGAGCCACTGTTCAGAGCTGGAGGCGAAAACTGTGTTCAGCGTCCGCTCCACATCGGTTTCCAACCGGTCAGAGATGATCTTCAGATTCCCTGTCGCCAACCCCTGCGCGCTCAGCGTGTAGATTTTAACGTCCGGCGACTTGCCCACCGCGACGCTCTGCGGCCCCGACTCGGCAAGAATCTTTTTGGCCTCCTCGACGGTTGAAACGACGCCGTCAGGCGGCAGAGCCCCTCTCTGGTCCATCGCCTTAAACAACGCCCCGCTGCCGTAATACCCTACAGCCAAAAAAATCAGAATCAGAGCTGACCAAGCCAGCCAGCGAATCAGCCATGGGGTACGGCGTTCCTCCCGCATGGTGCGGCGCCGGTATTCTCGTTCTGTCATTTGCCTTCAACTCCTTGACGTCTGCTTACTGATCAGGATGATCTTTAAAGTACTGCTGAAGCCCTTTCGCCACGCTGACGGCGATTTTCTGCTGGTACGCTGCCGAGGCAAGCCGTTTCACCTCTGCCGGGTTCGTGATGAAGCCTGTTTCAATGAGAACGGCCGGCATCGCCGCTCCGCGAAGGACCGCAAACGGCGCCTGAGCGACCCGCCGCATGATAATACCATTTTGTCCCCCGCTGGCGTACAGCGCTTCAGCCAGATTCGTGCTCTCCGATATTTTCGCGTTCTGCTGCATGTTTCCGAGAATCGTCATCAGCATGTCGGTTCGGGAATCCGCTGACGCTTTGCCGTTGTCCATTATATCGGCATTTTCAATTCTCGCGAGTTTCATGGCATCTTTATCGGTCGGCAGGGCCATGATGTAAATCTCCTGCCCCTGCGTCGAGTTCGTCTTGCTGGCTACCGAGTTCAGGTGAATGCTCACAAACGCCGAGGCGTTCAGCGAGTTGGCCAGAGCGGGACGCTCCGAAAGGGTCGGATACGTGTCGCCTGTGCGGGTCATTTGGACGTCGATGCCCAGCTTGTTCAGTTCGGTTTTAAGACGGGTCGCTATCTGCAGGGCGATAATCTTTTCCTTGTAGGCCCCGCGCATGGCGCCCGGGTCCTTGCCGCCGTGCCCAGGGTCGACGACCACCAGCGGCCTTGCCCGTTTGGGCTTGGGCAGATGGGACGGCCTCGGCCGTTGAATCTGCTGGGGAATCACGGGAGTTTTTCTGCCCGCCGAGCGGTTGATCGAAGCGCTCACCGACTCCACTGAATCAGAATCCTGCGCTTCTGCCTCCTTCGCCGGCCCCCCTTCGGAGACGGCCCCGCCGGTCGAAACGCCCGCAGTGGCGCCGCTTCCCGCGACCGATGGAACAGCGGCCTTTTTCCCCTTTCCGCTATTCGGAGACGTTTCGGCGGTCGACTGGGTTTTATTCGACGGTTGAGCCGAACCAATGTCCAGCACGAGACGCTTGGGGTTATCAAGCCAAAAATACCGGCCAGTTCTCCCGGCGAACCGAACTTCAAGGCTCGCCTCCTTCCCGCAGATCAGAAGAACCGTCACCCCCGGCTCGGCCAACTTGGCGGCCCGAACCGCCCGGTCCGTCGCTTGGGCGAAGGTGGCGGTCATCTGTCCGTCTGAGAGTTGGACGTCCGGCGAACTGGATCCTTCGACGTCCACAACCATTCTAATGCCCGTACCAGCCCGCCCCCATCGAATGTTGGATACCTTCGAAGAGGTCTGTTTTGACGGCCCAGCCGGCGCAGGAGCTGGCGCTGCCCCACGGACCGCGTCTTTCCGGCCGTCGGTCGGCCCTGTCGGAGTATGGGGTGTTTGATCTGCTGCCGGAGGCGGCACACTTTGGTCGGGAACGTTTTTCGTCTTTCCCCATGACAGAGCGAACGGAAGCTTATTCTTTCGGAGAAGATTTTTCAGAACTCTCAGCCCGCTGTCGGCGTCCACCCAGCAGTGTTCTTCGTCAATCACGGAGGTTCGCGGCATGGCAACGATATCGAAGTCAGTCCACGCCATGGCGGCGCCATTCACGACTCTCAGCTGATGATCACCTAAAACGGCGGAAAACTCGCCGTTTTGGATCGTTCCGTGGGCGCTAAGCAGCCCCGCCGCGACGTCAAGCGCCATCATCAGAGAAGGGCCGTCATCTCTCACTGGAACGGTACCGCAGGTTTGACCGTCCTGAATCAACTCTCTGACCGCCGCATGAACCGGCAGAGTTCCCCAAACGAGCAGGACGGTCAACAGAGCCAACCAGGCGAAAAAACCCCGGCGCCGAAGTGCGCCTAAGTTACCGAAGCGCCGCATATTCCCGTGCAACCACGTCGGCCGCCCGTTCCACGTCAGAGTCGTTAATTCCCATGTGAGTCACCAGACGAATACGCTTCGGACCGGCCGTTGTTCCGAGAACTCCAGCGGCCTGCAGTCGAGCCAAGAACTGGTCTCCTGTGACCGAGTTCTCCGGCAGGGGGAAATAGATCATATTGGTGCTGCACTCCCTCTCTTCCACCGGAAGGCCGGCGCCGCGAAGCATCTTGCCGAGAAACGCGGCCATGCGGTGGTCTTCCGCTAGGCGGTCGATGTTGTGCCGAAGGGCGTATAGCCCGGCAGCGGCCATGAAGCCGACCTCTCTCATCTCGCCTCCGACCCGTTTTCGGTTGAACTGGGCGTGGGCGATGAAATCGGCCGAGCCGCAGAGCATGGACCCCATCGGCGCGCCCAACCCTTTGGACAGACAGAATTGAACGGAATCCGCCTGATCCGTGTAGGCCTTCACGTCGATTTTCCAGTAGACCGACGCGTTAAAAAGCCTCGCTCCGTCCAAGTGAACTGCCAAATTCTTCCGCCGTCCGGCCTGGGCCGCTTCCGCCATCCGCTCCGGAGATATGGCCACGCCGCCGCAGTCGTTATGAGTGTTTTCCAAGCACAGAAGCGTCGCTTGGGCAAAGTGGACGTTTACTTCTGGGACGGCCCCTTCAATCTCGTCTGGCGACGGACAGCCCGACGAGTCGTCCAGCAGTCGGGGCAGGAGCCCCGAAACGGCGCTCAGCCCGCCGGCCTCGTAGGCGTAAATGTGGGCGTTGCGGCCCACAAGCGCCGATTCGCCTCGGCGGGTGTGAGTCATCGTCGCGACGAGGTTCCCCATGATGCCCGAAGGCATGAACAGGGCTTTCTCCTTGCCGACAAGAAACGCGGCGTATTCCTGAAGTTCGTTCACCGACGGATCGTCGTCGTACCCGGCGTCCCCCACCCGAGCCTCAAAAATCGCCCGGCGCATCGGCTCATCAGGACAGGTGACCGTATCGCTACGCAGGTCAATTACTCGATCGCTCATAGTTTCCCCCTCACTTTCTCGAAAAGACGACTCCCAGCTCTGACCAGTCGATGATTCCCGGCGGGACGGCGACCCCCAGCCTGTACCCCGGACGGTTGGCCCCGTGGAAATCGGACCCGGCTGTCGTTTTAAGGCCCAGTTCTTCCGCCAAACCGATCAGCTGCTCTGCCGCCTGTCGGTCATGATGTCCGGAAAAACATTCCATCCCCCACAGTCCTAGGTTCTTGAGGTCTTCGACGATCGGCCGAAGTTCCTCAAACGGCGCCGTCTGAAGCGGGTGAGCCAGCACGGTTTTGCCGCCCGACCGATCGATCAGACGAATGCAGTCTGCCGGCGGGAACCCGCGCTTGACTACGAACGCCGGCGCGCCGCGGCCCAAATATCGAGCAAACGCCTCTTTCAGGTCGCGAACAAATCCCCGGCGAACCAGCGCCTTCGCGAAATGAGGCCGGCCGATGACCCCCGGGCCGGCTTCTTTTTTCACTTCGTCCATTGTGACATTCAGTCCAAGATCGTTCAGCTTGCTCAGCATTCTCTCGTTGCGCTCGTCGCGGCAGCGCCGAAGCTCAGCCAGCTCTTCGTTCAGCAGTGGATTGTCCACGTCAAAGCCATAGCCCAAAATATGGAGCGTGCCGGGCCACGCGGCGGACATTTCAATGCCGGACAGGCATGCCATGCC
This is a stretch of genomic DNA from Jonquetella anthropi DSM 22815. It encodes these proteins:
- the rph gene encoding ribonuclease PH; translated protein: MRNNGRGACDLRKISLTLDVNRWAEGSCLVEWGETKVLCTASVDNKVPPFLRGSGQGWVTAEYAMLPRATSSRTVRESVKGRQSGRSMEISRLIGRSLRASVDLAQLGELTVTLDCDVLQADGGTRTASITGAFLALAGAVRSLIAGGRIAASPFRMPVAAVSIGKVDGQILTDLDYSEDSRAEVDFNVVGNGNGVFIELQGTGEGGTFSRSELNELLDCGENALAQITELQRKTMGVKDWGTFE
- a CDS encoding PHP domain-containing protein → MRIDLHCHSNCSDGTESPIRLARLGCASGIRVMALTDHDTAEGVRSFMKEAARLGMACLSGIEMSAAWPGTLHILGYGFDVDNPLLNEELAELRRCRDERNERMLSKLNDLGLNVTMDEVKKEAGPGVIGRPHFAKALVRRGFVRDLKEAFARYLGRGAPAFVVKRGFPPADCIRLIDRSGGKTVLAHPLQTAPFEELRPIVEDLKNLGLWGMECFSGHHDRQAAEQLIGLAEELGLKTTAGSDFHGANRPGYRLGVAVPPGIIDWSELGVVFSRK
- a CDS encoding GerMN domain-containing protein codes for the protein MTEREYRRRTMREERRTPWLIRWLAWSALILIFLAVGYYGSGALFKAMDQRGALPPDGVVSTVEEAKKILAESGPQSVAVGKSPDVKIYTLSAQGLATGNLKIISDRLETDVERTLNTVFASSSEQWLKGVTVRHLFRNGTALYVDLPQAFAAGLAELKPENASILVKGIVRTAIENFPSLKQVKFMIEGNWSQPINGLDLSSAWGLDS
- a CDS encoding GntG family PLP-dependent aldolase, translated to MSDRVIDLRSDTVTCPDEPMRRAIFEARVGDAGYDDDPSVNELQEYAAFLVGKEKALFMPSGIMGNLVATMTHTRRGESALVGRNAHIYAYEAGGLSAVSGLLPRLLDDSSGCPSPDEIEGAVPEVNVHFAQATLLCLENTHNDCGGVAISPERMAEAAQAGRRKNLAVHLDGARLFNASVYWKIDVKAYTDQADSVQFCLSKGLGAPMGSMLCGSADFIAHAQFNRKRVGGEMREVGFMAAAGLYALRHNIDRLAEDHRMAAFLGKMLRGAGLPVEERECSTNMIYFPLPENSVTGDQFLARLQAAGVLGTTAGPKRIRLVTHMGINDSDVERAADVVAREYAALR
- a CDS encoding N-acetylmuramoyl-L-alanine amidase codes for the protein MRRFGNLGALRRRGFFAWLALLTVLLVWGTLPVHAAVRELIQDGQTCGTVPVRDDGPSLMMALDVAAGLLSAHGTIQNGEFSAVLGDHQLRVVNGAAMAWTDFDIVAMPRTSVIDEEHCWVDADSGLRVLKNLLRKNKLPFALSWGKTKNVPDQSVPPPAADQTPHTPTGPTDGRKDAVRGAAPAPAPAGPSKQTSSKVSNIRWGRAGTGIRMVVDVEGSSSPDVQLSDGQMTATFAQATDRAVRAAKLAEPGVTVLLICGKEASLEVRFAGRTGRYFWLDNPKRLVLDIGSAQPSNKTQSTAETSPNSGKGKKAAVPSVAGSGATAGVSTGGAVSEGGPAKEAEAQDSDSVESVSASINRSAGRKTPVIPQQIQRPRPSHLPKPKRARPLVVVDPGHGGKDPGAMRGAYKEKIIALQIATRLKTELNKLGIDVQMTRTGDTYPTLSERPALANSLNASAFVSIHLNSVASKTNSTQGQEIYIMALPTDKDAMKLARIENADIMDNGKASADSRTDMLMTILGNMQQNAKISESTNLAEALYASGGQNGIIMRRVAQAPFAVLRGAAMPAVLIETGFITNPAEVKRLASAAYQQKIAVSVAKGLQQYFKDHPDQ